One Sporomusaceae bacterium ACPt DNA window includes the following coding sequences:
- the thiD gene encoding Hydroxymethylpyrimidine/phosphomethylpyrimidine kinase: MKNVLTIAGSDSSGGAGIQADLKTFAAHGVFGMSVITAITAQNTQGVFAVQDVTPEVIAKQIDAIFDDIEVAAVKIGMVSQIDTIKTIAAKLQEYGAKNVVVDPVMVSKSGYHLLNPAAEAALVQELLPLATIVTPNIPEAEVITQGKITTVEEMEAAARSIYALGPKHVLVKGGHLDGDSTDVFFDGEKYTYLKSRRIDTKNTHGTGCTLSAAIAAGLGRGLPVDQAVHAAKEYITIAIEHGLTIGKGVGPTHHFYTLYKKAGMISD; encoded by the coding sequence GTGAAAAATGTATTAACCATTGCCGGTTCAGACTCAAGCGGCGGCGCCGGAATTCAAGCTGACCTCAAGACGTTTGCCGCTCATGGCGTATTCGGTATGAGCGTTATCACGGCCATTACCGCCCAAAATACGCAAGGTGTGTTTGCCGTTCAGGATGTTACGCCAGAAGTTATTGCCAAGCAAATTGATGCTATATTTGACGACATTGAGGTTGCAGCCGTCAAAATCGGCATGGTTTCCCAGATTGATACCATTAAGACCATTGCCGCAAAACTACAAGAATACGGTGCAAAAAATGTTGTGGTTGACCCGGTCATGGTGTCAAAAAGCGGCTACCACTTGCTAAACCCGGCGGCTGAGGCCGCACTGGTGCAAGAGCTGTTGCCGCTGGCTACGATTGTGACACCTAACATTCCTGAAGCTGAGGTCATAACCCAAGGCAAAATTACAACAGTTGAGGAGATGGAGGCGGCGGCACGCAGTATCTATGCCCTCGGTCCGAAACATGTGCTTGTGAAAGGCGGGCACCTGGACGGTGATTCGACAGACGTTTTCTTTGACGGGGAAAAGTATACCTATCTCAAATCACGCCGGATTGACACCAAAAATACTCACGGCACAGGCTGTACGCTGTCGGCGGCAATTGCTGCCGGTCTTGGCCGTGGTCTGCCGGTGGACCAAGCGGTACATGCGGCTAAGGAATATATTACCATAGCGATTGAACACGGATTGACTATTGGCAAAGGCGTAGGGCCTACGCACCATTTCTATACTTTGTATAAAAAGGCGGGGATGATCAGTGACTAG
- the fucO gene encoding Lactaldehyde reductase codes for MKKLMLGGQTIITGRGSIAELAGVKARRAFIVTGGSAMQTSGVIAKIESLLKNAGCMTVVYGGIGKNPDTQAVLDGLKKMRQFAPDLLIAVGGGSPIDAAKVMGLFYDYPELDFAKAQAGELPLARKNLKFIAIPSTSGTGAEVTRAAVITFRELELKIGLKTPAFIPDMAILDADITMTMPPHVVAETGMDALTHAVECYINRNLDDFTEVLAKGAVAGLFTWLPVSYQDKTIESREKVHHYQSIAGLAFDNTGLGMAHGISHALGGKFNLGHGLLNAIALPYALEFNAQDQAVAARLDELARSIGKSGWQGFITAVKELNQVLNIPAGLGSAGVNRAAFENGFAALVDNCLKGSTRVNPVVVSVEQMTVILNRMYEGL; via the coding sequence ATGAAAAAATTAATGTTGGGTGGTCAGACCATTATTACCGGCCGGGGTTCAATTGCCGAACTTGCCGGGGTTAAGGCCAGGCGGGCTTTTATTGTTACCGGTGGCAGCGCTATGCAGACCAGCGGGGTAATTGCAAAAATTGAATCACTTCTTAAAAATGCCGGGTGCATGACAGTTGTTTACGGTGGTATTGGCAAAAATCCCGATACTCAGGCGGTACTTGACGGCCTAAAAAAAATGCGCCAATTTGCGCCCGATTTGCTGATTGCCGTAGGCGGCGGTTCGCCTATTGACGCCGCTAAAGTTATGGGTTTGTTCTATGACTATCCTGAGCTGGACTTTGCTAAAGCGCAGGCAGGTGAATTACCACTTGCCCGGAAAAATTTAAAGTTTATTGCCATTCCTTCGACCTCAGGAACGGGCGCAGAGGTAACCAGAGCGGCTGTCATTACTTTTCGCGAACTTGAGCTCAAAATTGGCCTTAAAACTCCGGCGTTTATCCCGGATATGGCGATACTTGACGCCGATATCACGATGACTATGCCGCCTCATGTTGTGGCTGAGACCGGTATGGATGCTCTTACTCATGCTGTGGAGTGTTACATCAACAGGAATCTGGACGATTTTACCGAGGTTTTGGCCAAGGGGGCGGTAGCCGGTCTGTTTACCTGGCTGCCTGTTTCTTATCAGGACAAAACCATTGAGAGCCGGGAAAAAGTCCATCACTATCAGAGTATTGCCGGTCTGGCATTCGATAATACCGGTTTAGGGATGGCTCATGGCATTTCCCACGCGCTGGGGGGCAAATTTAATCTGGGTCATGGCCTTTTAAACGCCATTGCGCTGCCGTATGCGCTGGAATTTAACGCGCAGGATCAAGCGGTAGCTGCGCGTCTGGACGAACTGGCCAGGAGTATCGGCAAAAGCGGCTGGCAGGGCTTTATTACTGCCGTAAAAGAACTCAACCAGGTGCTTAACATCCCGGCCGGCCTTGGCAGCGCAGGTGTTAACCGGGCCGCATTCGAAAATGGTTTTGCCGCTTTAGTTGACAACTGTCTTAAAGGTTCTACCCGTGTCAACCCTGTGGTGGTGTCAGTTGAACAAATGACGGTAATTCTCAACCGAATGTATGAGGGATTGTAG
- the dap gene encoding D-aminopeptidase: MVSISFLKRLPAVLAGVILAFSILAHAAAANQSGPTANPGAPPGYFALKPYILPAKSTALDKQLLAIMEKYKIVGLSATVFRDNKIVWSGGYGWADLSTGRTVTPDTLFRVASLSKLVTATALMQLYDQGKFGLDDDIGKYLGYRVFNPKYPDIKITFRQLLTHTSSIVDSGAYDAIVEENPALLRKIDIKDMLTPGSRYYTAATFSDAAPGTQFGYSNFGAGIAGSLVEKISGMPFDQYCAKYIFKPLNMDAGFEPANIKNWKNIAVLYRPDEQLVNFRPTKDNYNNSKPEPASVTAPLGSALGRSPAGGLRSSSVDFAKFMQAHMNGGVYNKTRILRADTADLMHSMQWFGYGLDGLYKQKGLNFHITDDLVPGRRLVGHSGEAYGLSADAYYDPDNKFGIVFMINGANLTQANPYYSVENSVAKTLFDTFAPKSSDKPPKIKAKAGTSVITVNDRKIFLPVPAVVNTAGKAQLLFLPAISAADALKTGIAQSGDTLTFTYKQTKASLTVGQTAITVNGKAITLPQAPYKYNGQILIPVRELAAALNINTKLSL; this comes from the coding sequence ATGGTTTCCATCAGTTTTTTAAAACGCCTGCCGGCGGTATTAGCAGGCGTAATCCTTGCATTCAGTATATTGGCCCACGCCGCAGCGGCCAACCAATCCGGACCAACGGCCAACCCCGGGGCCCCTCCCGGGTATTTTGCTTTAAAGCCGTATATATTGCCGGCCAAATCTACGGCACTTGATAAACAGTTGCTGGCCATTATGGAAAAGTATAAAATCGTAGGTCTGTCAGCCACTGTTTTCCGTGACAATAAGATCGTCTGGAGCGGCGGCTACGGTTGGGCCGATCTTAGTACCGGCAGGACAGTAACCCCGGATACCCTGTTTCGGGTAGCGTCATTATCCAAGCTGGTGACAGCCACCGCCCTCATGCAACTCTACGACCAGGGGAAATTCGGCCTGGATGACGATATCGGCAAATATCTCGGCTACCGTGTGTTCAACCCCAAGTACCCGGATATAAAAATCACTTTTCGCCAGTTGTTGACACACACCTCCAGTATTGTTGACAGTGGCGCTTATGACGCCATTGTCGAAGAAAACCCCGCCTTGCTCAGGAAAATTGATATTAAGGATATGCTCACCCCTGGCAGTCGGTATTATACCGCCGCCACTTTCTCCGACGCTGCTCCCGGAACACAGTTTGGCTATTCGAACTTTGGCGCCGGTATTGCCGGGTCGCTTGTCGAAAAAATCTCCGGCATGCCGTTTGATCAATATTGCGCCAAATATATTTTTAAACCGCTCAACATGGATGCCGGTTTTGAGCCGGCGAATATCAAGAACTGGAAAAACATTGCCGTTTTGTACCGGCCGGATGAGCAACTAGTCAATTTCCGGCCGACCAAAGATAACTATAACAATAGTAAACCAGAACCGGCATCTGTCACCGCGCCGCTCGGCAGCGCGCTTGGCCGGTCGCCTGCAGGCGGACTGCGTTCCAGTTCGGTCGATTTCGCCAAATTTATGCAGGCCCACATGAACGGCGGCGTATATAACAAAACCCGCATTCTGAGAGCCGACACGGCCGATCTTATGCACAGCATGCAGTGGTTCGGCTATGGCCTGGACGGTTTATACAAACAAAAAGGATTAAACTTCCATATTACTGACGACCTTGTGCCAGGCCGGCGCCTGGTTGGTCATTCAGGCGAAGCATACGGCCTGTCGGCCGACGCTTACTACGACCCGGACAATAAATTTGGCATAGTTTTTATGATAAATGGCGCTAATCTCACTCAGGCCAATCCATATTACAGTGTTGAAAATTCTGTTGCCAAAACCTTGTTTGACACCTTTGCCCCAAAAAGTAGCGATAAACCTCCGAAAATAAAAGCTAAAGCAGGCACAAGCGTTATTACTGTTAATGACCGCAAAATCTTCCTGCCTGTCCCAGCAGTCGTCAATACGGCCGGTAAAGCCCAATTACTCTTCCTGCCGGCAATTTCGGCAGCAGATGCGCTTAAGACCGGAATTGCGCAATCTGGCGATACGCTGACTTTTACATATAAGCAAACTAAAGCCAGCCTAACTGTTGGCCAGACGGCCATAACCGTTAACGGCAAAGCCATCACACTGCCGCAGGCCCCCTATAAGTACAATGGCCAAATACTCATTCCCGTCCGGGAATTGGCGGCTGCACTCAATATTAACACTAAACTGAGCTTGTAA
- the glnH_1 gene encoding Glutamine-binding periplasmic protein has translation MMKGVYIMSRKLIAFIVLTMLILSLGLIGCGQQQASQPAAAKVLKVGAEATFPPFEFQDEKSQDYVGFDVDLMKALGKQMGVEVQIVNTAFDGLIPALESGQIDVIASAMTITEERAQKVNFSKPYYKSGLSIVVKADNNTIKSFKDLEGKRIAVQIGTTGAEQAKKIKDAKIREFNSASEAFLELKAGGADAVVNDLPVNEYFLAKNASKDAKLIGEVLNAEEYGVAVAKKNTELARKINKALDEIKQNGEYAKIYEKWFGKKPQ, from the coding sequence GTGATGAAAGGGGTATATATTATGTCCAGAAAACTAATTGCTTTTATTGTCCTAACTATGTTGATTCTGTCTTTGGGGCTTATCGGTTGCGGTCAGCAGCAAGCCAGCCAGCCGGCAGCCGCTAAAGTGTTAAAGGTAGGCGCCGAGGCTACCTTCCCGCCGTTTGAGTTCCAGGACGAGAAGAGTCAAGATTATGTAGGTTTTGACGTTGACCTGATGAAAGCCCTGGGCAAACAAATGGGTGTTGAAGTGCAAATCGTCAATACCGCTTTTGACGGACTCATTCCTGCGCTTGAAAGCGGCCAAATTGACGTAATAGCATCAGCCATGACCATTACCGAAGAACGGGCTCAAAAGGTCAACTTTTCCAAACCGTACTATAAATCGGGTTTGTCCATCGTAGTTAAAGCCGACAATAATACCATTAAGAGCTTTAAAGACCTTGAAGGCAAAAGAATTGCCGTGCAAATCGGCACTACCGGCGCCGAACAAGCTAAAAAAATTAAAGACGCTAAAATTCGTGAGTTCAACAGCGCATCTGAAGCTTTTCTTGAACTGAAAGCCGGTGGTGCTGACGCTGTTGTTAATGACTTGCCGGTAAACGAATATTTCCTGGCGAAAAACGCCAGTAAAGATGCCAAATTGATTGGCGAAGTATTAAATGCCGAAGAGTACGGTGTGGCAGTGGCTAAGAAAAACACTGAACTGGCCCGAAAAATTAACAAAGCTCTGGATGAAATTAAGCAAAATGGTGAATATGCTAAAATCTATGAAAAATGGTTTGGCAAAAAACCGCAATAA
- a CDS encoding Bacteriohemerythrin, with the protein MFDWKNNYSCNIAEIDKQHKQLFHLASQLYDIAKASDDYDYYDEIVRIFNELSDYTVYHFKYEEQLMDDYGYDSEETKRHKFEHAAFVAKMIQLQKEDLDKKQKKILMDLIMFATDWIEKHILHSDMKYKDFFNSKGIV; encoded by the coding sequence ATGTTTGATTGGAAAAATAACTATAGTTGCAATATTGCCGAAATTGACAAACAGCATAAACAGTTGTTTCATCTGGCTTCCCAGCTGTATGACATTGCCAAAGCCAGTGACGATTACGATTATTATGACGAAATTGTCCGGATTTTCAATGAACTCAGCGACTATACAGTGTACCACTTTAAATATGAAGAACAGTTGATGGACGACTACGGCTACGACTCTGAAGAAACTAAACGCCATAAATTTGAACACGCCGCGTTTGTTGCCAAAATGATTCAATTACAGAAAGAAGACCTGGACAAGAAGCAGAAAAAAATTCTCATGGACCTAATCATGTTCGCAACTGATTGGATTGAAAAGCATATTCTCCACAGCGATATGAAATATAAAGACTTTTTCAATAGCAAAGGTATTGTATAA
- a CDS encoding Phenylacetate-coenzyme A ligase: protein MNIWNKEMETMPLAAMQALQLGRLKELVARVYRNVPFYRAKMEAAGVKPDDIKTLADINKLPLTTKQDMRDNYPYGLLAVPLKQIARFHSSSGTTGRPTAVAYTKNDLDMWAESLARTLVAGGLGPESVFQVAVNYGMFTGGLGMHYAAEKAGAAIVPASSGNPLRQAMLMQDFGVTAIVATPSYALHLAEAMQTQGIDIGKLPLKSIFCGAEVWSDGMRLEIEKAFGVKTYDVYGLSEIIGPGVATDCRCQDGLHLHEDLFYPEIIDPETGEILPEGQVGELVLTTLTKEGMPMLRYRTRDLTALTRKPCPCGRTGVSMQRVTGRSDDMLIIRGVNVFPSQVESVLLDMGATAPHYQLLVDRKNNLDELTVVVEPTEEGYATLGAAGMGKLEKAIQNQLKAVLNLKANVRMVPPRTIERSEGKAKRVIDNRKLA from the coding sequence ATGAACATTTGGAATAAAGAGATGGAAACCATGCCGCTTGCCGCTATGCAGGCGCTGCAACTCGGCCGGCTAAAGGAACTGGTGGCCCGGGTATATCGTAATGTGCCGTTTTACCGGGCCAAAATGGAGGCCGCCGGTGTAAAGCCGGACGATATCAAGACTCTTGCAGATATCAACAAGCTTCCTCTGACGACGAAGCAAGACATGCGGGATAATTATCCTTATGGCTTATTAGCCGTACCGCTTAAACAAATTGCCAGATTTCATTCTTCAAGCGGCACAACCGGCAGGCCTACTGCTGTTGCCTATACCAAAAACGATCTGGATATGTGGGCTGAGTCGCTGGCCAGGACGCTGGTAGCCGGCGGCCTGGGGCCGGAATCGGTGTTCCAGGTGGCTGTTAACTATGGCATGTTTACAGGGGGGCTTGGTATGCATTATGCCGCCGAGAAAGCAGGCGCCGCTATCGTACCGGCATCGTCAGGCAATCCGCTGCGTCAGGCCATGCTGATGCAGGACTTTGGCGTTACGGCCATAGTGGCTACGCCGTCTTATGCGCTGCATTTGGCCGAGGCCATGCAGACGCAGGGGATTGATATCGGCAAATTGCCACTTAAGTCGATATTTTGCGGCGCCGAAGTCTGGTCGGACGGTATGCGGCTGGAGATTGAAAAAGCGTTTGGCGTCAAGACCTATGATGTGTACGGTTTAAGTGAAATCATTGGCCCGGGAGTAGCGACTGATTGCCGCTGCCAGGACGGCCTCCATCTGCATGAAGACTTGTTCTATCCGGAAATTATCGATCCCGAGACTGGAGAGATACTGCCTGAAGGGCAAGTGGGGGAACTTGTGCTGACAACATTAACAAAAGAAGGCATGCCCATGCTGCGCTACCGTACCCGTGATCTTACCGCGCTTACCCGCAAACCATGCCCTTGCGGCCGTACCGGGGTGAGCATGCAGCGGGTGACCGGGCGTAGTGACGATATGTTGATTATTCGCGGCGTAAATGTTTTTCCGTCCCAAGTGGAAAGTGTCCTGCTGGACATGGGGGCTACCGCGCCGCACTACCAACTGCTCGTAGACCGGAAAAATAATTTGGATGAACTGACTGTTGTGGTGGAACCAACGGAAGAAGGTTATGCAACCCTGGGGGCAGCCGGAATGGGTAAGCTGGAAAAGGCAATTCAAAACCAGTTAAAGGCGGTACTCAACCTCAAGGCCAACGTTCGGATGGTGCCGCCGCGTACCATTGAACGGAGTGAAGGTAAGGCCAAACGGGTAATTGATAACAGGAAGCTGGCATAA
- the addB gene encoding ATP-dependent helicase/deoxyribonuclease subunit B → MKLRLILGRAGYGKTQQCFNEIVSRLAESPDGRPLIFVVPEQVTYEVERALAAACPTGGFVRAHVLGFRRLAHRVLNETGGAVRPHISELGKRMVFSRLLMEHKNHLQLLGRAASEKSFAETIEGLVKEFKAYGISPTQLSTIANNHERLGSGALAGKVHDLALLYQGFEDFLAGRYIDPEDYLSLLAEKIPEARLLRQAEVWLDGFTWFTPQEYAVLAAILQTARTVTVTLCLDQPDNGFNSREEALFHRQWETYHKLRQLAANLKVPVSQEELVIPHRFEEPVLAAIEQRFFTGRNTTAQTIAGNTGGFILAEAANPRTEAEAIACEMIRLSREEGLRWRDMAILIRDTDSYTELMAAVLADYNIPFFSDNSRPAVHHPLAELVRSALDIVLEKWSYEPVFRCLKTDLFPVTRDEVDILENYCLEFGIRGSRWTNPESWVFRRRYSLSEDEWVQEEPNANEQEFLCRINTIRRQATAGLVKLSGRLAPAVRQGVSPLELVQAVYEFLIDLKTPDTLEVWAAAAEEAGDLEQAREHRQMWPKVVELFDQIVDTFADQLLTLEDFAAIVSEGLEGTKLSLIPPGLDYVTIAALERTRRLKIKAAFVPGVNDGALPRRRRDEGLLSDNERAVLLSLGLELGGGAAADTFAEQFLVYTAFTRASRRLWVSYPLADAEGKALSPSPVIKYLKEITGIAVTSLPVEPPPGREAEYLARPERALAALAGALRLYRHTGRISPAWWDVYNWALGQENLRGQLNTALAGLFHYNQLTRLSKDLSQGLYLKNGVLRGSVTRFESFRACPFKHFVQYGLELKERAVYQLKAPDLGQFLHAVLKEFGDRLAERGQSWGDVGKEQIKDMCSDIVTGLAPRLQNEILLSSKQHEHLVIRLTRRAVRAVSRLVAWAQVSKFKPLALEQAFGRQSALPPLSFVLPDGAVEVAGQIDRLDVGEHAGQKYVLVIDYKSGGAWLSLAEVYYGLRLQLLTYLLVAVSKLAGTDTCLPAGILYYFLKNPVVSGATIKTAEQIEKEINGKLKMPGWLLADVNVIGLLEETLNGWSEFFKLGLGKNGFYESCLDKLKTEDEFKLLLSHVEQELIAIAKDILAGETAIRPYRLEKATPCGYCAFRPVCQFDRHLPENDYFSLPKLDAPTIINLMRQRKGGGGCAVHT, encoded by the coding sequence ATGAAGCTCAGACTTATTTTGGGCCGGGCCGGCTATGGCAAAACGCAGCAGTGCTTTAATGAAATAGTATCACGGCTGGCCGAGTCGCCTGACGGCCGGCCTCTTATTTTTGTTGTTCCCGAGCAGGTTACTTATGAAGTTGAACGGGCGCTGGCAGCGGCTTGCCCAACAGGTGGTTTTGTCCGGGCTCATGTGCTCGGGTTCCGCCGTCTGGCCCACCGGGTTTTGAATGAGACAGGCGGCGCTGTTCGGCCCCATATTTCCGAACTTGGTAAACGCATGGTATTTAGCCGGTTGCTTATGGAACATAAGAATCATTTACAACTGTTAGGGCGGGCGGCGTCGGAAAAAAGCTTTGCCGAAACAATTGAGGGCTTGGTCAAAGAATTCAAGGCATACGGGATTTCTCCAACACAGCTTAGTACAATTGCCAATAACCATGAGCGGCTGGGGAGCGGGGCGCTGGCGGGAAAAGTGCATGACTTAGCCTTGTTGTACCAGGGGTTTGAAGATTTTTTAGCCGGGCGCTATATTGATCCTGAAGACTACCTTAGCTTGCTGGCGGAAAAAATTCCTGAGGCCCGTCTCCTGCGCCAGGCTGAAGTGTGGCTGGACGGATTTACTTGGTTTACACCCCAGGAATATGCCGTGCTGGCAGCTATTTTGCAAACCGCCCGGACAGTGACGGTTACTTTGTGTCTTGATCAACCTGACAACGGCTTCAACTCGCGTGAAGAGGCCTTATTTCACCGCCAGTGGGAAACATATCATAAACTCCGGCAACTGGCAGCAAACTTAAAAGTTCCGGTAAGTCAGGAAGAGCTTGTTATTCCGCACCGGTTTGAGGAGCCGGTACTGGCTGCCATTGAACAGCGATTTTTTACCGGCAGGAATACTACCGCTCAAACTATAGCCGGCAATACCGGCGGGTTTATTTTGGCTGAGGCGGCCAACCCCCGGACTGAGGCTGAGGCAATCGCCTGTGAGATGATCAGGTTAAGCCGCGAAGAAGGGCTTAGGTGGCGGGACATGGCCATCCTTATCCGTGACACAGACAGTTATACTGAACTCATGGCTGCTGTACTGGCCGATTATAATATTCCGTTCTTTAGCGATAATAGCCGGCCGGCAGTACACCATCCTTTGGCTGAACTGGTGCGTTCGGCTCTGGACATTGTCCTCGAGAAATGGAGCTATGAGCCGGTTTTTCGCTGCCTTAAAACCGACTTATTTCCCGTGACGCGGGACGAGGTCGACATCCTGGAAAACTACTGCCTTGAGTTTGGTATTCGCGGTTCGCGATGGACAAATCCCGAATCCTGGGTTTTTCGCAGGCGTTATTCGCTGTCTGAAGATGAGTGGGTCCAAGAGGAACCTAATGCCAACGAGCAAGAGTTTTTGTGCCGTATCAACACCATTCGCCGCCAGGCTACCGCCGGACTGGTAAAACTGTCCGGGAGGCTGGCCCCGGCGGTGCGGCAGGGCGTATCGCCACTGGAACTGGTTCAGGCGGTATACGAATTCCTGATAGATTTAAAGACGCCGGACACTCTCGAAGTATGGGCAGCAGCCGCTGAGGAAGCCGGCGATTTGGAACAAGCCAGGGAACACCGGCAAATGTGGCCGAAAGTAGTTGAACTGTTCGATCAAATTGTCGATACCTTTGCTGATCAGTTGCTGACGCTTGAGGATTTTGCCGCTATTGTCAGTGAAGGGCTGGAAGGAACCAAACTTAGCCTTATTCCACCCGGTCTTGATTATGTGACAATTGCGGCGCTCGAACGTACCAGACGGCTCAAAATAAAGGCAGCTTTTGTTCCCGGAGTTAATGATGGCGCTTTGCCGCGACGGCGGCGGGACGAAGGACTTTTAAGCGACAATGAACGGGCTGTGCTCCTATCCCTGGGGCTTGAGCTTGGTGGCGGGGCGGCGGCTGATACTTTTGCCGAGCAGTTTTTGGTATATACAGCTTTTACCCGCGCCAGCAGGCGATTATGGGTGAGCTATCCGTTAGCTGACGCTGAGGGCAAGGCGCTGTCGCCATCACCTGTCATCAAATACTTGAAAGAAATTACCGGCATAGCGGTAACTTCATTACCGGTTGAACCGCCACCCGGGCGGGAAGCTGAATACCTGGCCCGGCCGGAGCGAGCCCTGGCGGCGTTAGCCGGGGCACTCAGGCTGTACCGGCATACCGGTCGTATCAGCCCGGCATGGTGGGATGTCTATAACTGGGCCCTGGGGCAAGAAAACTTGCGTGGCCAGCTTAATACTGCACTGGCCGGATTGTTTCACTACAATCAACTTACCCGGTTAAGCAAGGATTTGTCACAGGGCTTGTATTTAAAAAACGGCGTCTTGCGCGGCAGCGTCACCAGGTTTGAAAGCTTTCGCGCCTGCCCGTTCAAGCATTTTGTCCAGTATGGCTTGGAGCTGAAAGAGCGGGCTGTATATCAACTGAAAGCTCCTGATTTAGGCCAATTTTTACACGCCGTGCTGAAAGAGTTCGGCGACAGGCTGGCTGAGCGCGGTCAAAGCTGGGGTGACGTCGGTAAAGAGCAAATTAAAGATATGTGCTCTGATATTGTGACCGGACTGGCGCCTAGGCTGCAGAATGAGATACTTTTGAGCAGCAAGCAGCATGAACATTTGGTAATAAGGCTTACGCGGCGGGCTGTCCGGGCGGTCAGCCGCCTGGTTGCGTGGGCGCAGGTGAGCAAATTCAAACCCCTGGCTTTAGAGCAGGCTTTCGGGCGGCAGAGTGCCTTGCCGCCGTTATCGTTTGTTTTGCCTGACGGTGCGGTGGAAGTGGCCGGACAGATTGACCGGCTGGATGTTGGCGAGCATGCAGGACAAAAATACGTGCTGGTCATTGACTACAAATCAGGCGGGGCGTGGCTTAGTCTGGCTGAAGTTTATTATGGTCTCAGACTACAACTCTTAACCTATTTACTGGTTGCCGTCAGCAAACTTGCAGGAACCGATACCTGTTTGCCTGCCGGAATTCTTTATTATTTTTTAAAAAATCCGGTGGTGTCAGGAGCAACCATCAAGACTGCCGAGCAGATTGAAAAAGAAATTAACGGCAAACTAAAAATGCCAGGCTGGTTGTTAGCTGATGTTAACGTTATCGGGCTTCTGGAAGAGACACTTAATGGCTGGTCGGAGTTTTTTAAGCTTGGGCTTGGCAAAAACGGCTTTTATGAAAGCTGTCTGGACAAGCTTAAAACAGAGGACGAATTTAAGTTACTTTTATCCCATGTGGAGCAGGAACTTATTGCTATAGCCAAAGACATTCTGGCTGGGGAAACGGCCATCAGGCCCTACCGCCTGGAGAAAGCTACGCCGTGCGGCTATTGCGCCTTTCGTCCGGTGTGCCAGTTTGACCGGCATTTGCCGGAAAATGACTATTTTTCGCTTCCTAAACTTGATGCTCCCACCATTATTAACCTTATGCGCCAGCGGAAAGGAGGCGGAGGCTGTGCGGTGCACACCTGA
- the cpdA_2 gene encoding 3',5'-cyclic adenosine monophosphate phosphodiesterase CpdA → MQHGPSLYAMIFFSVLLLGLTWLGNRILPKWHPVYAGKKARFSYWVVTVLSVAILIFSRWLRPVSGFPGEWFRYFIYAAYVWMIGLVFMLIVLMVGHAGRLLVRKLSREAETGEEAEIPVEAPVPGGITRREFLQGAVAAVPALPLAVSAYGVIAGDINIVVNRFALNFPHLPPALDGFKIAQISDTHIGPFFGMDKLDRVLTMVKHEQPDLLAITGDLVDDLDLLVPTMERLAAFQPQVPQGIFYCWGNHEYFRDIGRIRKALNNSPITVLENRNQAVLNGLYFAGVDYPWGKNKTEVEEKRRQYFDQAVRGIPDGAFTVLLAHHPDFFDNAFAAGVPLSLVGHTHGGQVIIFGMSLLPVKYKYMKGMFQANRSYGYVSAGTGHWLPLRIGCPAEISIFTLHSQMA, encoded by the coding sequence ATGCAGCATGGTCCGTCACTATATGCCATGATTTTTTTCTCAGTGCTTTTGCTGGGGTTAACATGGTTGGGAAACAGGATACTGCCCAAGTGGCATCCGGTGTATGCCGGAAAAAAGGCCAGGTTCAGCTATTGGGTCGTTACTGTTTTATCAGTTGCTATTCTTATTTTCAGCCGGTGGCTGCGTCCTGTAAGCGGTTTTCCCGGCGAATGGTTCAGATACTTTATTTATGCCGCGTATGTTTGGATGATTGGCCTGGTATTTATGCTGATTGTTCTTATGGTGGGCCATGCCGGGCGATTACTGGTGCGGAAGTTAAGCCGTGAGGCCGAGACGGGAGAAGAAGCAGAAATACCTGTTGAAGCACCAGTGCCGGGTGGGATAACGCGCCGGGAATTTTTGCAGGGAGCAGTTGCTGCTGTACCGGCATTACCATTGGCTGTCAGTGCTTACGGTGTTATTGCCGGAGACATAAATATTGTTGTTAACCGGTTTGCATTAAACTTTCCCCATTTGCCGCCGGCGCTTGACGGCTTTAAAATTGCCCAGATAAGTGACACCCATATTGGACCGTTTTTCGGCATGGATAAACTTGACCGGGTATTAACCATGGTCAAACATGAACAGCCTGATTTGTTGGCCATTACCGGTGATTTAGTTGATGATTTGGACCTTTTGGTTCCAACAATGGAACGGCTTGCTGCCTTTCAGCCACAGGTGCCGCAAGGCATTTTCTATTGCTGGGGCAATCATGAGTATTTCCGGGATATTGGCCGTATCCGCAAGGCGCTAAATAACAGCCCGATTACCGTTTTGGAAAACCGGAACCAGGCAGTTCTAAACGGGTTATATTTCGCCGGTGTCGACTATCCCTGGGGTAAAAACAAAACTGAAGTAGAGGAAAAACGCCGGCAATATTTTGACCAGGCTGTGCGCGGGATTCCGGACGGCGCTTTCACCGTGTTATTGGCCCATCATCCTGACTTTTTTGATAATGCTTTTGCCGCCGGTGTCCCGCTATCGCTGGTTGGGCATACGCATGGCGGTCAGGTAATTATTTTCGGTATGTCGCTACTGCCTGTCAAGTATAAATATATGAAGGGAATGTTTCAGGCTAACCGTTCTTACGGTTATGTCAGCGCCGGTACCGGGCACTGGCTGCCACTAAGAATTGGCTGTCCGGCCGAGATCAGTATCTTTACCTTACATTCGCAGATGGCCTAG